A region from the Microbacterium sp. NC79 genome encodes:
- a CDS encoding metal ABC transporter substrate-binding protein, with product MPKNVQGRMCRWGALIALGALAGAVTACAAPGDETGDRPVVIATFSVLADIASEIGGEHIDVRSITKVGAEIHGYEPTPGDIRQGADADLIIENGWGLEAWFDQFVTDLDAPVVTLTDGLTPIDITSDAYAGKPNPHAWMSPSNVQHFAAVLADEFAQLDPEHAADFERNAAAYSAELEQVHTELIDALATIPAAQRTLVTCEGAFSYLTRDAGLAEIYIWPVNAEQQVTPQRLAAVIEAVETHDIPAVFCESTVSERPMLQVVSATDARFGGTLYVDSLSLDDGPVPTYLDLIRHDVAVIVDALAGGLR from the coding sequence ATGCCTAAAAATGTTCAGGGTCGAATGTGCCGATGGGGTGCTCTGATCGCACTCGGCGCGCTCGCGGGGGCTGTCACGGCGTGTGCAGCGCCCGGTGATGAGACAGGCGATCGCCCCGTTGTCATTGCCACGTTCAGTGTTTTGGCTGACATTGCCAGCGAAATCGGCGGCGAACACATCGACGTTCGTTCAATTACCAAGGTTGGTGCCGAGATCCACGGCTATGAGCCCACGCCGGGAGACATCAGGCAGGGCGCAGACGCCGACCTCATTATTGAGAACGGATGGGGGCTCGAGGCCTGGTTCGATCAGTTCGTCACCGACCTCGATGCGCCGGTGGTCACCCTCACCGACGGACTCACCCCGATCGACATCACGAGCGATGCCTATGCGGGCAAACCCAATCCGCACGCCTGGATGAGTCCGTCCAACGTGCAGCACTTCGCTGCCGTGCTTGCTGACGAGTTCGCACAGCTCGACCCCGAGCATGCGGCCGATTTCGAACGCAACGCCGCCGCCTACTCCGCCGAACTTGAGCAGGTGCATACCGAGCTCATTGACGCGCTCGCCACGATCCCCGCCGCACAACGCACGCTCGTGACATGTGAGGGGGCGTTTAGCTATTTGACCCGTGACGCCGGCCTCGCCGAGATCTACATTTGGCCAGTCAACGCGGAACAGCAGGTGACACCGCAACGTCTCGCTGCCGTGATCGAGGCGGTCGAAACGCATGACATCCCCGCCGTCTTTTGCGAGTCGACGGTGTCAGAACGTCCCATGCTGCAGGTGGTGTCAGCGACCGATGCGCGCTTCGGTGGCACGCTCTACGTCGACTCCCTTTCGCTTGATGATGGCCCGGTGCCGACCTACCTCGATCTGATCCGACATGACGTTGCCGTCATTGTAGACGCGCTCGCGGGAGGCCTGCGATGA
- a CDS encoding phospholipase codes for MPFFSPTPHSHRHAPSKRTASFALVGALVAIGVLGASAPAVAAAIVPSATKQMLPAEKLADLHVAINTAEAAIADAGMANAEFDAAKISVATLTVNSQELRADIANALTLTGVPAQALTIKTEQITTETERVIAATAALRADVVATQERIAAEQAAAATAAAEAAAAEEAAAAAAAANTPDGARATAASIALNDYGWGSDQFSCLESLWNKESGWNALAENPDSGAYGIPQSLPGDKMATVADDWATNATTQIIWGLQYIDAVYGSPCGAWGHSQATDWY; via the coding sequence ATGCCTTTCTTCTCTCCCACCCCTCATTCCCACCGTCACGCTCCGTCAAAGCGCACCGCCAGCTTCGCTCTGGTTGGCGCTCTGGTTGCCATTGGCGTGCTTGGCGCATCAGCGCCTGCCGTTGCTGCGGCCATCGTGCCGTCCGCGACAAAGCAAATGTTGCCCGCCGAAAAGCTCGCTGACCTTCACGTCGCCATCAATACCGCCGAGGCGGCGATCGCTGATGCCGGAATGGCCAACGCTGAATTCGATGCGGCCAAAATTTCCGTTGCCACCCTCACCGTGAACTCACAAGAGCTCCGCGCCGATATTGCGAACGCGCTCACCCTGACGGGTGTGCCAGCACAGGCCCTCACCATCAAGACCGAGCAGATCACGACCGAGACCGAGCGGGTGATCGCTGCCACCGCCGCCCTCCGCGCTGACGTGGTCGCCACCCAGGAACGCATCGCAGCCGAGCAGGCCGCTGCCGCCACCGCTGCCGCAGAAGCAGCCGCAGCAGAAGAAGCGGCCGCCGCCGCGGCAGCCGCGAACACGCCAGACGGCGCCCGCGCGACAGCCGCTTCAATCGCGCTCAACGACTACGGCTGGGGAAGCGACCAGTTCTCCTGCCTGGAATCACTGTGGAACAAGGAGTCCGGCTGGAACGCCCTCGCCGAGAATCCGGATTCTGGCGCCTACGGCATTCCGCAATCACTGCCTGGCGACAAGATGGCCACGGTTGCCGATGACTGGGCAACCAATGCCACGACTCAGATCATTTGGGGCCTGCAGTACATCGATGCCGTCTATGGCTCACCCTGCGGCGCATGGGGTCACTCGCAAGCGACCGACTGGTACTAA
- a CDS encoding DEAD/DEAH box helicase, whose amino-acid sequence MTANATPSWRDRLGVAVAPARDGHTDLGLLFQLRTLTRAGSQWTSPQATPATSVRKRGTQRLGVRPALRSKSGNWVTSDITWGTLTYKIERLGLDEAQVSWFTQFAALHRASGSGYRASESDWLYLDDFASALLWPHLDSAAAAGITLLTGKKATRVDLAPAARIVAEVAPDGTSGLRIAPTVTIDDVGVTPTGVVADHGIYVCAFDPDLRVMLAPVPGPGLDLVSDDAGTIRVPGADVEEFWEQVYPALTTQIAVAGRGIELPEVREETVLVVEYRSGDTVLMRWESWVGSTHQPLAVGPVDVPEKLTGAEAAAFVAEELPVLAASGIRIHSIGDKPDYRAATEAPTLRLTAVPTNDNDWLSLGFVIMLGEYIVPFARVFAALSRGQTKLLLVDKSYLSLNQPIFDSLRELIHEGAQLEEWETGAIVSRYHAHLFEPFEDESDQRPEAVLWRSAARALTSTPEPIDAPPGIIAELRPYQLDGFRWLAHLDAHRLGGILADDMGLGKTLQTIALLEHTRGSGRPALVVAPTSVVGGWNDEIRRFAPGLSVAVVGSTKDVIPADTDVVITSYALFRLEFDRFERQRWRTLVLDEAQYIKNPASQVHECAYALNADVTFALTGTPMENSLLDLWAILRVVAPGLYPSRLRFTDRYIKAHSVERIGELRSRIRPLMLRRTKQNVALELPSRTEQVVTIDLGPEHRRLYNLHLQRERQKILGLVEDLDRNRFIVFRSLTLLRMLALDPTLIGDEGTRPGATTKLDELLDRIEDLASEGHRALVFSQFTSYLALVRARLEARGIRYEYLDGTTTNRPEVISRFREGDAPVFLVSLRAGGVGLTLTEADSVFLLDPWWNPATEAQAIDRTHRIGQTKPVMVYRLVARDTIEEKVVALGESKRALFTEVIDGGDLFAGALTADDVRGLLA is encoded by the coding sequence GTGACGGCGAATGCAACCCCCTCCTGGCGAGACCGCCTCGGTGTTGCCGTAGCGCCGGCGCGCGATGGCCACACCGACTTGGGGCTGTTGTTTCAGTTGCGCACCCTCACGCGCGCAGGTAGCCAGTGGACATCCCCCCAAGCGACGCCAGCAACCTCGGTACGTAAACGCGGCACTCAGCGTCTCGGGGTGCGGCCGGCCCTGCGCAGTAAAAGCGGAAACTGGGTCACAAGCGACATCACGTGGGGCACCCTCACATACAAGATCGAGCGGCTGGGCCTCGATGAGGCTCAGGTCTCGTGGTTCACGCAGTTTGCGGCCCTGCACCGAGCCAGCGGTTCCGGTTACCGCGCCTCGGAGAGCGATTGGCTTTACCTCGACGATTTCGCCAGCGCGTTGCTGTGGCCGCATCTCGATTCGGCCGCTGCCGCGGGCATCACACTATTGACAGGTAAGAAGGCGACTCGGGTTGACCTTGCGCCGGCTGCCCGGATCGTGGCAGAAGTGGCGCCGGACGGAACCTCGGGGTTGCGGATAGCACCGACCGTCACGATCGATGACGTGGGCGTCACACCGACGGGTGTTGTGGCCGATCACGGCATTTATGTATGTGCGTTCGACCCCGACCTGCGGGTCATGCTTGCGCCGGTACCGGGCCCCGGGCTTGATTTGGTGAGTGACGACGCCGGAACCATCCGGGTGCCAGGTGCCGATGTCGAGGAGTTCTGGGAGCAGGTCTACCCCGCGCTTACGACGCAGATCGCCGTGGCGGGGCGTGGGATTGAGCTGCCAGAAGTGCGCGAAGAGACGGTGCTCGTCGTGGAGTACCGCTCGGGCGATACGGTTCTCATGCGCTGGGAGTCGTGGGTGGGCTCGACCCACCAGCCGCTCGCTGTGGGCCCCGTCGATGTTCCGGAAAAGTTGACGGGTGCGGAGGCCGCGGCGTTCGTGGCAGAAGAGCTGCCCGTTCTTGCGGCGAGTGGCATCCGCATTCACAGCATCGGCGACAAACCTGACTACCGCGCGGCGACAGAAGCGCCGACCCTGAGGCTCACCGCCGTGCCGACGAACGACAATGACTGGCTCAGCCTCGGCTTTGTCATCATGCTGGGCGAGTACATCGTGCCGTTCGCGCGCGTGTTCGCCGCTCTCAGCCGCGGGCAGACCAAGCTGTTGCTGGTCGATAAGTCGTACCTATCGCTCAACCAGCCGATCTTTGACAGCCTGCGCGAGCTGATTCACGAGGGTGCGCAGCTTGAGGAGTGGGAGACCGGCGCGATTGTCAGCCGGTACCACGCGCACCTGTTTGAGCCGTTCGAGGATGAGTCTGACCAGCGTCCAGAAGCCGTGCTCTGGCGCTCAGCCGCCCGTGCGCTAACCAGCACGCCTGAGCCGATCGATGCGCCGCCAGGAATCATCGCCGAGCTGCGCCCCTATCAACTCGACGGATTCCGGTGGCTGGCGCACCTCGACGCGCATCGCCTCGGCGGCATCCTGGCCGATGACATGGGGCTCGGTAAGACGCTGCAGACCATCGCGTTGCTCGAGCACACGCGCGGCTCAGGGCGGCCTGCACTTGTGGTGGCACCGACGTCTGTCGTGGGCGGGTGGAATGATGAGATTCGCCGCTTCGCGCCGGGGCTGAGTGTTGCGGTGGTTGGCTCGACGAAAGATGTCATTCCCGCTGACACCGATGTTGTGATCACCTCATACGCGCTCTTTCGACTGGAGTTTGACCGCTTTGAACGGCAGCGGTGGCGCACGCTCGTGCTTGATGAGGCGCAGTACATCAAGAATCCGGCGTCACAAGTGCATGAGTGCGCGTACGCGCTGAACGCGGATGTGACGTTTGCTCTCACGGGCACGCCGATGGAAAACAGCCTGCTTGATCTCTGGGCGATTTTGCGCGTGGTTGCACCGGGACTTTACCCTTCGCGGCTGCGTTTCACCGACCGCTATATCAAGGCGCACTCGGTTGAGCGCATTGGTGAGTTGCGTTCCCGCATTCGCCCCCTCATGCTGCGCCGCACGAAGCAGAACGTGGCGCTGGAACTCCCCTCACGCACCGAGCAGGTCGTCACGATCGACCTGGGCCCCGAACACCGCCGGCTCTATAACCTGCACCTGCAACGTGAGCGGCAAAAGATTCTCGGGCTTGTCGAAGATCTCGACCGCAACCGCTTTATTGTGTTCCGTTCACTGACACTGCTGCGCATGCTCGCGTTGGATCCGACGTTGATCGGCGACGAGGGCACGAGGCCTGGCGCGACAACGAAGCTCGATGAGCTGCTGGATCGCATCGAGGATCTGGCGTCCGAGGGGCACCGCGCGCTCGTGTTCAGCCAGTTCACGTCGTATCTCGCGCTGGTGCGTGCACGACTGGAGGCCCGTGGCATCCGCTATGAGTACCTCGACGGAACCACGACAAACCGACCCGAAGTCATCTCGCGTTTTCGAGAGGGCGATGCGCCGGTGTTTCTGGTGAGCCTGCGCGCAGGCGGAGTCGGTCTCACCCTGACCGAAGCCGACTCCGTGTTCTTGCTTGATCCGTGGTGGAACCCCGCGACCGAAGCGCAGGCAATCGACCGCACCCATCGCATCGGACAGACGAAACCCGTCATGGTTTATCGCCTTGTTGCTCGTGACACGATCGAGGAGAAGGTGGTCGCGCTCGGTGAATCCAAGCGCGCGCTGTTCACCGAGGTGATCGATGGTGGCGACCTGTTTGCCGGCGCCTTAACGGCAGACGACGTGCGCGGGTTGTTGGCTTAA
- a CDS encoding zinc-dependent alcohol dehydrogenase family protein produces the protein MRGVVMHAPGDVRVEERPDPQLELPTDAIIRVTATCICGSDLWPYRGHDRVNHKKMGHEYIGVVTEIGDDVSSLAVGDYVVGSFMTSDNTCEICQAGFQSRCVHTTGMGSIGTQAEFARIPLADGTLVKMPGEPQADLIPSLLAASDVLGTGWFAAVAAEAGPGKTVAVVGDGAVGLLGILAAKQLGAERIIAMSRHADRQALAREFGATDIVTERGDEGVARIKELTGGYGAHSVVEAVGTQESMQQAIRACRSGGHVGFVGVSHGVSLDGAELFGKTVHLLGGPAPVRRFLPDLIQLIWDREINPGAVFDMTLPLEEAAEGYRAMDERRAIKVLLTL, from the coding sequence ATGCGCGGAGTAGTCATGCACGCCCCCGGAGATGTACGCGTCGAGGAACGCCCAGACCCGCAGCTTGAGTTGCCGACAGACGCCATCATTCGTGTCACTGCCACCTGCATTTGTGGTTCCGACCTCTGGCCCTATCGCGGCCACGACCGCGTCAACCACAAGAAGATGGGTCACGAATACATCGGTGTCGTGACGGAAATTGGTGACGACGTTTCGTCGCTCGCCGTTGGCGACTACGTCGTGGGCTCGTTCATGACGAGCGACAACACATGTGAGATTTGCCAGGCCGGTTTTCAGTCACGGTGCGTGCACACCACCGGAATGGGCTCGATTGGCACGCAGGCCGAGTTCGCCAGGATTCCGCTCGCCGATGGCACCCTCGTGAAGATGCCGGGTGAGCCTCAGGCAGATCTGATTCCGTCGTTGCTTGCTGCGTCTGACGTGCTCGGAACGGGATGGTTTGCGGCGGTTGCCGCGGAAGCAGGCCCCGGCAAGACGGTGGCCGTTGTGGGCGATGGCGCCGTGGGGTTGCTCGGCATTTTGGCCGCGAAGCAACTCGGCGCTGAGCGCATCATCGCCATGAGCAGGCACGCCGACCGCCAGGCGTTGGCCCGCGAATTCGGTGCGACCGACATCGTTACTGAGCGCGGCGATGAGGGCGTTGCCCGCATTAAGGAGCTCACCGGTGGCTACGGCGCGCACAGCGTGGTCGAAGCCGTCGGAACCCAGGAGTCCATGCAGCAGGCGATTCGTGCGTGCCGTTCTGGCGGCCACGTTGGCTTTGTCGGTGTTTCGCACGGTGTCTCGCTGGACGGTGCCGAACTGTTTGGCAAGACCGTTCATCTTCTCGGTGGGCCAGCGCCTGTACGCCGGTTCTTGCCTGATTTGATCCAGTTGATCTGGGATCGCGAGATCAACCCGGGTGCGGTGTTTGACATGACGTTGCCGTTGGAAGAAGCGGCCGAAGGCTACCGCGCCATGGACGAGCGCCGTGCGATCAAAGTGCTGCTGACCCTGTAA
- a CDS encoding lipocalin family protein, producing the protein MTDVRSLPELDLNRYLGLWFEIARLPLRWEDEGASCVTASYSMNDDRTITVDNRCFDADGKPVQSLGRAKPVDGEPAQLRVSFLPELLRWIPFTEGDYWVLKIDDNYQHALVGTPDHKYLWLLARTTVIDKAKEKEFLEYASELGFDLDALIRPHHDGRRVSEADLAAA; encoded by the coding sequence ATGACTGACGTGCGATCGCTGCCGGAGCTTGACCTCAACCGCTACCTTGGGCTGTGGTTTGAGATTGCCCGGCTCCCGCTCCGCTGGGAAGACGAAGGCGCGTCGTGCGTCACCGCGTCGTACTCAATGAACGATGACCGCACGATCACGGTCGATAACCGTTGCTTCGATGCCGACGGCAAGCCCGTGCAGTCGCTGGGGCGCGCGAAGCCGGTCGATGGCGAGCCAGCCCAACTGCGCGTCTCGTTTCTGCCCGAACTGTTGCGGTGGATTCCCTTCACCGAAGGCGACTACTGGGTACTGAAGATCGACGACAACTACCAGCATGCGCTGGTCGGCACTCCCGACCACAAATACCTGTGGCTACTCGCCCGCACCACAGTCATCGATAAGGCAAAGGAGAAGGAGTTTCTGGAGTACGCCAGCGAGTTGGGCTTCGATCTCGATGCGCTTATTCGCCCGCACCACGATGGGCGGCGGGTCAGTGAGGCCGACCTCGCGGCAGCCTGA
- a CDS encoding dihydrofolate reductase family protein, which yields MTAAERGRILIDLFTTLDGVMQAPGGVDEDPEGGFRFGGWQVPLDDDVIGKEIWAGMQGLDALLLGRKTYDIWAAYWPHHGDNPIGELFNRVPKYVVTHGELTTPWAGTAVLDGEPAGLDALRDRHRNIHVIGSGEVVRTLLAHDLFDELKLWVYPVVLGEGKRVFGAGTRPKNLRLVAAATTSPRGIVTLRYAPGEGEVHGGTFDD from the coding sequence GTGACCGCCGCCGAACGCGGTCGCATTCTGATCGACCTGTTCACGACGCTCGACGGCGTTATGCAGGCACCTGGCGGTGTCGATGAAGACCCCGAGGGCGGGTTTCGGTTCGGCGGCTGGCAGGTGCCACTTGACGATGACGTGATTGGCAAAGAAATCTGGGCAGGAATGCAGGGCCTCGATGCACTACTCCTCGGTCGCAAGACATACGACATTTGGGCCGCCTACTGGCCACACCACGGCGACAACCCGATCGGTGAACTCTTCAACCGGGTGCCCAAGTACGTTGTGACGCATGGCGAGTTGACGACGCCGTGGGCCGGAACCGCGGTGCTCGACGGTGAGCCGGCGGGCCTAGACGCGCTACGCGACCGACACCGCAACATTCACGTGATCGGTAGCGGCGAGGTGGTGCGCACGCTGCTCGCACACGACCTCTTTGATGAACTCAAGCTCTGGGTGTATCCGGTCGTGCTCGGCGAGGGCAAGCGCGTTTTCGGTGCGGGCACCCGGCCGAAGAATCTGCGCCTCGTCGCCGCTGCAACAACATCGCCGCGCGGCATCGTGACGCTGCGATACGCGCCCGGAGAAGGCGAGGTGCATGGCGGCACATTCGACGATTAG
- a CDS encoding VOC family protein: protein MSARLEAINITCRDHAASGARWAEILGLEPEGDITSANDFITYRIPGTKVYFAFQPLDNGEVGDTFVPRIHLDAVASGNTREQELENLLARGMTLVVDARTADGAGWFTVEDVDGTQICVGRSDEERAAAKTAREGSA, encoded by the coding sequence ATGTCTGCACGATTAGAAGCGATCAACATCACGTGCCGTGACCATGCGGCGAGCGGCGCCCGCTGGGCGGAGATTCTCGGGCTTGAACCTGAGGGCGATATCACGTCGGCAAACGATTTCATCACCTATCGCATCCCCGGAACCAAGGTTTACTTCGCCTTTCAGCCGCTAGACAACGGTGAGGTGGGCGACACATTTGTGCCGCGCATCCACCTGGACGCGGTGGCCTCAGGAAACACTCGTGAGCAAGAGTTGGAAAACCTCCTGGCGCGTGGCATGACGCTTGTCGTTGATGCGCGCACCGCCGATGGGGCTGGCTGGTTCACCGTCGAAGACGTCGATGGCACGCAGATCTGTGTGGGGCGTTCTGATGAAGAGCGCGCGGCGGCGAAGACGGCCCGCGAAGGTTCGGCGTGA
- a CDS encoding tocopherol cyclase family protein: MRSPMQYIRGVRHPEGYHGRGRTKAYFEGWYIKLVSADLSQRWALIPGIFRGDSSAGSVDEAFIQVLDGVTGRSWYCPFAPDEFEADENRLAVTIGGNRFDQSGVMLDLPVISGSLWYSTPIDPYPVTLRRPGIMGWYGYLPFMECFHGIVSFGHELAGTLVIEDRLTEFTGGRGYIEKDWGTAFPESYVWLASNHLTDDSGAEIAGSLVASCAIIPGVGRTFRGSIVALKYPDRLSTWATWNGSRDDELTIDDSHVLWRMHGPDGTLSLRAERTRGGLLHAPLRSAMHRRVEETLDARIEFSHVGKGGTTIAAGTGECAGMEVFGDTARLTTMRQR; the protein is encoded by the coding sequence ATGCGGTCGCCGATGCAGTACATCCGTGGGGTGCGCCATCCCGAGGGCTACCACGGGCGTGGGCGCACGAAAGCGTACTTCGAGGGCTGGTACATCAAGCTGGTTTCCGCCGACCTCTCGCAGCGGTGGGCCCTGATTCCTGGCATTTTCCGCGGCGACAGCAGTGCTGGTTCCGTCGACGAAGCCTTCATCCAGGTGCTCGATGGCGTCACCGGGCGCTCGTGGTATTGCCCATTTGCACCCGACGAGTTTGAGGCCGACGAGAACCGGCTCGCTGTGACCATCGGCGGCAACCGCTTCGACCAGAGTGGCGTGATGCTCGACCTGCCGGTGATCAGCGGATCACTCTGGTATTCGACGCCGATCGACCCGTACCCGGTGACGCTCCGACGCCCCGGAATCATGGGCTGGTACGGGTATCTCCCGTTCATGGAGTGCTTCCACGGCATCGTGTCATTCGGCCACGAACTCGCAGGCACTCTCGTGATCGAAGACCGGCTCACGGAGTTCACCGGCGGGCGCGGATACATCGAAAAAGACTGGGGAACCGCTTTTCCGGAAAGCTACGTATGGCTTGCCAGCAACCACCTCACCGACGACAGCGGTGCCGAGATCGCCGGCTCGCTCGTCGCGTCGTGCGCGATCATTCCGGGAGTGGGGCGCACTTTCCGTGGGTCCATCGTCGCGCTCAAGTACCCCGACCGGCTCAGCACGTGGGCCACGTGGAACGGCTCACGCGACGACGAGCTCACGATCGATGACTCGCATGTGCTCTGGCGCATGCACGGCCCGGACGGAACCCTGAGCTTGCGTGCCGAGCGCACCCGCGGTGGGTTATTGCATGCGCCGCTGCGCTCCGCGATGCACAGGCGCGTGGAAGAAACCCTCGATGCGCGCATCGAGTTTTCGCACGTCGGAAAAGGCGGAACCACGATTGCTGCAGGTACCGGAGAGTGTGCAGGTATGGAGGTGTTTGGCGACACCGCCCGCCTTACGACGATGCGTCAGCGGTGA
- a CDS encoding sorbosone dehydrogenase family protein, producing the protein MRLRQAAPLALAALVVVTGCAPQTPHPSALPPASTVVPSTTASASPTPASEATPDPMVPLHPAGEVTTVATGLDAPWDIVFVDDTALVSERDAGTITAVSADGTMREVATIEGIVHGGEGGVLGLAVNEAHLFVYSTGQNGNRVQRFDITGEPGTLALANPMTIIDGIPSARNHNGGRIALGPDGYLYIATGDGSQTSTSQDLASLGGKILRVSTDGAIPADNPFAPSPVYSLGHRNVQGLGWAADGTMYASEFGQDTWDELNIITPGGNYGWPEHEGVSGAAGFIDPVQAWTTDVASPSGVAVVGGTIYIANLRGRVLREVPVSDPSQATEHYAGVYGRLRDVQIAPDGSLWILTNNTDGRGDPQEGDDRIVRVALTADASS; encoded by the coding sequence GTGCGCCTTCGGCAGGCCGCACCCCTCGCGCTTGCCGCGCTGGTTGTGGTCACCGGATGCGCCCCGCAGACCCCACATCCGTCAGCGCTCCCGCCCGCCAGCACCGTGGTTCCGTCAACGACAGCGTCAGCATCACCAACCCCAGCGTCAGAAGCAACACCCGATCCGATGGTTCCGCTCCACCCCGCGGGGGAGGTGACGACCGTGGCCACCGGCCTCGATGCCCCATGGGACATCGTGTTCGTCGATGACACGGCACTCGTGTCAGAGCGAGACGCCGGAACCATCACCGCCGTGTCGGCAGACGGAACCATGCGAGAGGTCGCGACGATCGAGGGCATCGTGCACGGCGGCGAAGGAGGAGTCCTCGGCCTCGCCGTCAATGAAGCGCACCTGTTTGTGTATTCCACCGGCCAGAACGGCAACCGCGTGCAGCGATTCGACATCACGGGCGAACCGGGAACGCTGGCGCTGGCCAACCCGATGACGATTATCGACGGCATACCATCGGCTCGAAATCACAACGGCGGGCGCATCGCACTCGGCCCCGACGGATACCTGTACATCGCGACCGGCGACGGCTCACAAACCAGCACTTCGCAAGACCTCGCGTCTCTCGGCGGCAAGATTCTGCGCGTCAGCACCGATGGCGCGATTCCCGCAGACAATCCGTTTGCACCGAGCCCGGTGTACAGTCTCGGGCACCGCAATGTGCAGGGGCTGGGGTGGGCGGCGGACGGCACCATGTATGCCAGCGAGTTTGGCCAAGACACGTGGGATGAGCTCAACATCATCACACCCGGCGGCAACTACGGGTGGCCCGAGCACGAGGGCGTCAGCGGTGCCGCCGGCTTCATCGACCCCGTGCAGGCGTGGACCACCGATGTGGCGAGTCCGAGTGGCGTGGCGGTGGTGGGCGGAACCATCTACATCGCGAATTTGCGGGGCCGGGTGTTGCGGGAGGTTCCGGTCAGCGACCCGAGCCAAGCGACCGAGCACTATGCGGGCGTCTACGGGCGCCTCCGCGATGTTCAAATCGCGCCGGATGGTTCGCTGTGGATTCTCACCAACAACACCGATGGTCGTGGCGATCCGCAGGAGGGCGACGACCGCATTGTGCGTGTCGCGCTCACCGCTGACGCATCGTCGTAA
- a CDS encoding DNA polymerase IV has translation MSPTAQPWVLHVDLDQFIAAVEILRRPELAGRPIIVGGRGDPTERAVVSTATYEARTLGVTSGMPLRIAARKIPDAVFLPVDKDHYLAASNDVFATVRAHPGAIVQVVGWDEAFVGITTADPEEDARAIQQAVLENTHLHCSVGIGDTLLRAKNATDLGKPQGIFRLTVENWLDVMGERPTKELWGIGPKISKRLGDLGITTVRELAAVDPAALAAEFGPKMGPWYSELGRGEGTRVVDDTPWVARGHSRETTFQTDIPSADATAAFRDLFDQVWPDILAEGRDVIGVTLKVRYAPFTTKTYRHKIAQTGDRDEVWREIEALSTQRVEPDRTIRLLGLHLEMVMPDGARDSHTPTRGGW, from the coding sequence GTGAGCCCAACCGCACAGCCGTGGGTACTGCACGTCGATCTCGACCAGTTCATCGCGGCCGTTGAGATCTTGCGCCGCCCAGAACTCGCCGGGCGGCCGATCATCGTGGGCGGTCGCGGGGATCCCACCGAACGGGCCGTTGTCTCGACGGCAACGTACGAAGCCCGCACGCTGGGCGTCACCTCCGGTATGCCGCTGCGCATTGCCGCCCGCAAGATTCCAGACGCCGTGTTCCTGCCTGTCGATAAAGACCACTACCTTGCGGCTTCGAACGATGTCTTCGCCACGGTCCGCGCGCACCCCGGCGCGATCGTGCAGGTCGTCGGCTGGGACGAAGCCTTCGTCGGCATCACCACCGCAGACCCGGAAGAAGATGCTCGCGCGATCCAACAGGCGGTGCTGGAGAACACCCACCTGCACTGCAGCGTCGGCATCGGCGACACCCTGCTACGTGCCAAGAACGCCACCGACCTCGGAAAACCCCAGGGCATCTTCCGACTGACCGTCGAAAACTGGCTCGACGTGATGGGGGAGCGGCCCACAAAAGAGCTCTGGGGCATCGGCCCGAAAATCTCGAAGCGCCTGGGCGACCTCGGCATCACCACCGTGCGCGAGCTCGCTGCCGTTGACCCGGCCGCGCTCGCGGCGGAGTTCGGCCCGAAGATGGGGCCGTGGTACTCAGAACTCGGGCGCGGAGAAGGAACACGTGTCGTCGATGACACCCCGTGGGTGGCCCGCGGACACAGTCGAGAGACAACCTTCCAAACCGACATCCCGTCCGCCGACGCAACCGCGGCGTTCCGCGACCTCTTTGATCAGGTCTGGCCCGACATCCTCGCCGAAGGGCGTGACGTTATCGGCGTGACCCTCAAAGTGCGGTACGCGCCGTTCACGACAAAAACCTATCGACACAAGATCGCCCAGACGGGTGACCGCGATGAGGTCTGGCGCGAGATTGAGGCGCTCAGCACCCAGCGCGTTGAGCCGGACCGCACCATCCGACTGCTGGGCCTGCACCTCGAAATGGTCATGCCTGATGGCGCCCGCGACAGTCATACCCCGACACGGGGCGGGTGGTAG